The genomic segment GGCGTTGGGCGAGGCCGCCGACGCCGTCGGCGGCGCGGTCCAGGGGTACGCGGGCCGCGACGCCCTGGCGGCCGCCGCGCGCGCCTTCCGCGCCTTCGTCGTGGAGCACCCCGGCCGGTACGCCGCGACGATCGGCGTGGAACCGTCCGGCCCGGACGATCCGGTGGCCGTCGCGGGCCGGCGGCTGCACGGCGCGTTCACCGCGGTGCTGCACGGCTACGACATCCGGGAGCCGGACGTGGACCACGCACTGCGCCTGCTCCGCAGCCTCTTCCACGGCTTCGCCACCCTGCAGGCGGCGGGCGGCTTCCAGTGGAGCGCCGACATCGACGAGAGCTTCGAGTGGCTGATCGCCTTCGCCGACCGGGGCCTGCGCGCCGTGTGAGCGTCCGCCGCCGTCGGCCGCCGCGTCGCGCCGTCGCGCCGGAGCGGTCCCGCTCCACGGGGCCGGCGTACGCCTCCGCTCCGTCCGGCCCGCGGTCAGCCGGCCGGCTGCCGCCGCTCCGGGAGCGCCGCGAGCACGTCCCCGAGCGAGGTGACGACCGACTCCGCGCCCGCGCCCCGCAGCCGGCGCCGCCGGGCCTCGTCGCGGGCGTAGCCGAGGAAGCGGACGCCCGCCGCGCGGGCGGCGAGCAGATCGGCGCTGCTGTCGCCGATCATCAGCGCCATCGCGGCGTCGTGCCCGGTGGACCGCAGGGCCCGGTGCAGGCAGTCCGGGTCGGGCTTCAGGAGCCACGGTTCGGTGACGCGGCCGTGGACGTGCGGCCGGAACAGCTCGGCCAGCCCGCGCCGTTCCAGGTACGCCTCGGCGGCCCCGGCCGTGTTGTTGGTGGTGACGGCGAGGGCGTGGCCGGTGGCGTGCAGCCGCTGGACGAGCTCGTCGGCGTACGGCGTCGGCTCCGCCGAGGCGGCCGCGCGGATCTCCTCGGCGGCGAGCAGCCGCTCCAGCTCGGCGACGATGCCGGAGCGGGCGGCGGGACTGTCCGGGCCGTCCGGGGCGTACGGGCCGCCGGGCTCACCGGTGCCGAGGGCCAGGGCGTGGAGCAGGGCGTGCGGGTCGCGGGTGGCGGGCATATCCGGCACACCGGGCAGGCCGGCAAGGCCGGACCCGGGGGTTTCGTGAGCCGTGCCGGGACTGCCGGGGCCGCCGTGACTGCCGGAGGCGCCGGCAGCGGTCGCGGTCACGGGTACCGGCCGGGCGGCCGGGCGCAGCCGCCGCAGCCGGGCCCGCATCGTGTCCGCCACGTCCGGGGCGGGGTGGCGGGCGAAGAGATCACAGACCGGGCCGTCGAAGTCGAACAGCACACATTTGACGGAGGCGAGGAGCGCGCCGAGGGCGGCCGGGTCCGGACGGCCGGTGCCGGTCCGCGCCTCAGCCACGGCGGGTCCGCGCGCGGGAGGTGCCGGGCAGGCGGCAGGTGCGGTAGAGCGAGGAGTCCACGGCAGGGAACGCTACTGCGGTCGCGCGGGAATCATCGGCAAGGCGGGCGGAACGGGGCATATCGGTACGGCGGGCGGCGCCCGCCGCACGGGTCACACCCGGCGCAGGGGTCACACCCGTCGCACCGGTCGCACCGGCGGGAGAGAACGGCATCCGCGTCATGGGCTCGTCTCAGATGTCCGAGAAGCCGGCGCCGAGCTCCAGCTCCGAGGAGACCGTCTCCCAGAGGGAGTCGAACCAGAGCTGCGACTGCTCCACGAAGACCCGGTTCCGGCGGTTCTCGGCCCCGGTGAGGAAGGGGAAGAGCATCGACTGCATCCCCAGGGTGTCGATCAGCTCCACGGACTCGTTCTCGATCTCCGCCTCCCGCCGCCTGACGAGGTAGTAGCCGAACAGCGCCTCCTCGCCGTTGAGCAGATAGAGCTTCACCGACGGGGTGAAGGGGAGCGCCCGGAAGCGCACCGAGACGTCCACGGAGTAGGGCGGCTTGCGGAGCGAGCCGAGGAACGTGGTGAGGGCCATCCCCTGGGCGTTGCGCTGCCGCAGCCAGCGCTGGTGCACCCGGTCGTCGTCCGTGCCCTCCGTGGCGGTGGGGAAGGCGAGGTTGATG from the Streptomyces xinghaiensis S187 genome contains:
- a CDS encoding TetR/AcrR family transcriptional regulator, with protein sequence MVAAGAALADEVGFAKLTMGLLAERVGVRTPSLYKHVGGQEDLVRRIAALALGEAADAVGGAVQGYAGRDALAAAARAFRAFVVEHPGRYAATIGVEPSGPDDPVAVAGRRLHGAFTAVLHGYDIREPDVDHALRLLRSLFHGFATLQAAGGFQWSADIDESFEWLIAFADRGLRAV
- a CDS encoding HAD family hydrolase gives rise to the protein MAEARTGTGRPDPAALGALLASVKCVLFDFDGPVCDLFARHPAPDVADTMRARLRRLRPAARPVPVTATAAGASGSHGGPGSPGTAHETPGSGLAGLPGVPDMPATRDPHALLHALALGTGEPGGPYAPDGPDSPAARSGIVAELERLLAAEEIRAAASAEPTPYADELVQRLHATGHALAVTTNNTAGAAEAYLERRGLAELFRPHVHGRVTEPWLLKPDPDCLHRALRSTGHDAAMALMIGDSSADLLAARAAGVRFLGYARDEARRRRLRGAGAESVVTSLGDVLAALPERRQPAG